DNA from Quercus lobata isolate SW786 chromosome 1, ValleyOak3.0 Primary Assembly, whole genome shotgun sequence:
AATCTGAGTAAACAAATTCTGTGCTGTGTCTCAGAATCCAGACTGGAACATGGGGATAAGGGATAATCTTATTCTTATGTTACAGAGGACAACGTGaagaatgaagagagagaaagatagcGGATCCAGCCTATTTATAGTTCAGCACAGACaaattagttataaaaaaaataaaaaataaaaaacagataaattacttgattttcatttttcactagGAAACgtagaaggaaaaaaaggttGTCTTTTCCATTCGCTTTTAATAAAGAGTCATGTTAACTGgaggaaaaattttaatactatttttatgaaaaatataaaagaattataaaaaaattattattttattattttttagttaaatgcttttaacaataattaataaatttgctGACGTTGGAAATTTTGTTGATTTAGACGCTCTTGTATCGGAAGAACtttgtattatttttggtaCTGTATTCTTTACTTTTAGCCAGCACTTTACCTTTTATGGCTAATTAATGCAGCATCCccctttaaccaaaaaaaatttgttgacaTTGCCCTTTTAACAAAAACGAACGGCCTTACCCTTTTTTCTGATCAACCCATGAGATTGAATTCACAAGGGTCAACAATTCAGATTATTATTTGCTCTTCTGTCTTCCTCAGGTACATCTCATTCCCtcttttgaataattttttttaaaaaaaatttctgcaattttttttatgaatattttaatggatACTGAATTGGGTATGTTGAAATTTTACATCTTTTTGCCTGATGCTCCTATTATTGGGTTAGGTGAGACTCATGGTTGATCATGATCATGATCATGCAGAATTCATTAGTTTTTGGTTAGAACTTGGGTGTTTTTGAATTGTAATTATGCCTATTGTCAACTGGTTCTGGTTTGAGTTGTCATGGTATTGGTAGAGTAATCAGTAATATAAAATAGTGATAATGAAATATCAATTTGGGTTTAGATGTGTAGTTGATAAAGTAATCTTGCTAAGTCGCTTGGAGTATAGCGGAAACAGTACATTGCTAGATGAATGTATTTTGGACAATAATGAGGATATATAGTATTGATACAAAAGAAGGTTGAGATCCTAGGGTAGCAGTAATTTGGTGCAATATTTGGAAACCTGTTGTAGTTTGATCACATGTGTAGAGAACCATTGGCGCTCACTATAAGTTTAGGACTACTAAGTTTGGCTTAGAGATTTTCACTATATGCAATGGAAACCAGTTGGTGGGAGGATTGATATTCACACGATTCTATTGAGTGCACCAGATGGACCAGAGGAAGTCCAAAGTGCAACACATCATTGTGAATTGAGGAGTATTGACATATGATATGACAAAGAAGTCTAAGAATAATGAAGGGATCTCAGTAGCTGATCCTGGGTAGTTGGAATTCAAAGGCTTTGTCAATTCCAATTGATTTTACAAATATAACTGCTTGGTTTTTATGAATGAGCAGAAAATAAGGCCACTATGTTCTACAAACTTAAAGTCGGATTTCTTTTTCAACTAAAACAGAATTTCAACCACAAACCATGCATTATAGTTTGCTCAATTTTCACCATGGCTGAGGCTTGCAAAAACtgtgcttatttatttatttatttagcagATTTTGGCTCTTCTGACAAAGAAATTTGGGCCACTGCAAGACATACCGCTGACTGACATGGCCTCTATTGACCTAAAAAGTAATGTGACTTAATCTTGTTTGCTTGTCTAATTTTATATCCATTGGACCCTTCTTGGTTGAAAGACAAGCCTTGAATTTGTGACAAGTTCACAAACTGTTACCATGTTTTCTTTTACGTCTGTAGTTAAGTCTTGAGCTTTCAGTAGGCTTTATCAATCGCATGTCTGGTCATTTGTAAAGCTGCATAACATTTAGGAGTCCCCATTTTCAGCAATGTGAACAAAGGTATTGGTTGATCTTTGGTGGCCTTTTCTCCCCcgccccccccttttttttcctttttaaatattCTGTTTGAACTAGTAGAATTTGCAGCATTAAGTATGACATACAACTAGTGTTTGAAACCAATTAATCATACATTGGACCGTTTTGGTTGGATTTGATAGATTTCTTTCACTAAATTAACCGGTCTGTTTGATGATGTAGATGGAGCAAGAGAAAGTACCCATCTTGAGAACAAATTCCCAGCTGGAAATTGAAATTCCAATAGTCTCTGAGAAAATTGATGTACTTTCCATGCCACCGAAGTCATCTTGCAAATCTCTCTGTGCTTTCTCCAAACTAGAAAATAGTACTTTGGAGTCAGAAGCACGATCAAAGTCAGCGAAAAAACTGCGTGGACTCATAATTTTCTATGTATTAGTTATGGTAGTAGAGATTGTTGGTGGTTTGAAGGCCAATAGCCTTGCAGTTCTCACAGATGCAGCCCACTTGCTCTCTGATGTTGCTGGGTTCTCCATCTCTCTTTTCACAGTATGGGCTTCAGGTTGGAGGGCAACATCACACCAGTCTTTTGGATACAGTCGTCTTGAGGTTTTGGGTGCCCTTATATCCGTGCAGCTCATATGGCTGATCTCTGGGATCTTAATCTATGAAGCCATTGATAGAATTCTTCACAAAAATGCAAAGGTGAACGGGCCTCTAATGTTTGCAGTTGCAGCATTTGGATTTATTATTAACTGTCTGATGGTTGTATGGCTTGGTCACAATCATGATCACAATCATAATCACAATCATGATCACAATCATCATGCGTGTGGACACGGGGATCATGATCATGAAAGAGAGGATGAGGAATGTGCAACAACCGAGGAGAAGACTAATTTGGTGTCAGATTCTCCAGTAAAGACCAAAATGTTGAACATAAATGTCCAAGGGGCTTACCTGCATGTTTTGACTGATCTGATTCAGTCAGTTGGGGTGATGATTGCTGGAGCTATCATATGGGCAAAACCCGATTGGTTAATAGTTGATCTGATGTGCACTCTTGTATTTGCTGTTCTGTCTTTAAGTACTACTCTGTCCATGCTTGGAAAGATTTATGGCATATTGATGGAGAGGACTCCAAGCGAGATCAACATTGATAAGCTGGAAAATGGCCTCAGATGTATCAAAGGAGTTCAGGATATTCATGATCTACATGTTTGGGCAATAACAGTAGGGAAAATTGTGTTATCTTGCCATGTGACAGCTGAATCTGGAGTTTGCTCAAGTGAATTACTTTTCAAGATTAGGGATTTCTGTGAAAAAACATACAGAATACGTCACGTGACAATACAAATTGAATAGAATTATAATGATTTCccatataaaaatagaaattcaaGGTTCTCTCATGTTCTGCCTCACTGGTTACTAATTTTCCAAAGATAATTGTGGAGCATGTAGCTCATTGGATCTGTTTGATCTAAGTTAGCACGCCTTCCACCCCCATTCTTTTATAATGATAAAGGTTGAGTTACTGCTAATGAAATCATAGCCACTTGGCTAGATATATTTCAAGTTTTAGCAAGCTTATTCCACTCTTAATATCTTATCCTTATTTTTGGAGGTAAATTTTAAACAAAGCCCTATCCCATTTCCGCTTACAGGAGTATAGAGTATAgagaaaaccaatgaaaaaaagaggggaaaaaaaattacaaattaagcTTGTTATTgattgaaaagaagaaaagaaaagaaacattgGCCAGACCTTTTGCTTTGGCTTCTATCTGCATAATACTGCTGCCTACAATGAGTTGAGGAGTAATCTCAGCAGCCTTATGGCTCTAGTCATGTTATTACtaccaattttattataaaagattttataaaCTGATATGATCATAAATGTGATTGACATTGtatcaacaacataataaagaaacttttgaatgtttttttattttttattttgttttgtgttaaAAGTTAATAACCATTTTATCAGTCTTATTATGTACTAAAATTTGTACTACATGGCCAAAGATATTTGTAGAGCTGGTGGTACACGGCCAAAACAATTTGTAGTAGTAAATCCGCATTAATTGCAAGGTATTTGGTCCCAAGCGTGCAATGCTACCACCAGCAGACTTCAAAAGTGGGCAAGCAATAGGAAGGTCAAAATGGAAATACAAAAGCAATGGAATAGAttggtatttaaaaaaaaaaaaatggaactttAGTTGgttttattaaacaaataacCTAAGAAGGTACATCTGAGAGAAGTTGTGGTTGGATAAAAGATGGAACTCCTTCCATCCACACCGCTAACTCAAACAAATTGAGCATGCCTTGCAAGACAGTGCTACTTTAGACAACAAAAATCTCCCATTTCACAAAACAATTCGACAAAAACTTTTAGCTTCCGCTATGATATTGCCAAACCATGAGAAGTCCCTATCATTGCATTGAATGGCTTTGAGTGCTTCTATTACAAGTTAGAAATTAGGAAGaattgcttaacaagcaaactCCAAAGGAAAGGCTAAACTTGCAAGGCCTCTTCTACCACACCAGTATATCTCCCAGTCAAGATGCCAATTGCCAAGAAACACCCAACACCCCAAATTTCaaagaatttcaatttttaaaagcaAATATATAAGAATGGAGCAAAAGAAAGCAAACCCTCCAAAAGTACTAcattctgtttgttttcttagttCACAATCTCCCTTATCGGTTATCACAACTCAGtgaagtaaaaaagtaatctacaagtctctctctcattaaaaaaggaaaaaaaaaaaagtaaaaagtaaaagggtaattttataatttaaaaaaaaaaattggtttgtcTGCTTGCAAATCTTTCACCACGCTCAAATGTCTCCTCAAGTAGAACAGCAAGCTCTCTTGTTTGCATTCCCTGATGCATCAGAAACATTGATAGTGGTCCCTTGACCAGGAAGAGTGGTACCGGCAGTCGCTTCCTGAGCTGCTAATGCTTTTTTGCTTATGATTTGGTAGATCTCCGTCAAAATGGTCTGGAATGCCTTTTCAATGTTTGTTGCTTCTAAAGCTGATGTCTCAAGAAATGAGAGACCTTCCCTCTCAGCCAAGGCCTGACCATCTTGCTCTGAAACAGCTCTAAGATGGTTCAAGTCAGACTTATTCCCCACCATCATGATGACAATGTTAGAATCTGCATGATCCCTCAACTCACGGAGCCACCTTTGGACATTGTCAAAAGTCTGCCTCTTAGTTATGTCATAGACAAGCAGTGCCCCAACAGCTCCTCTATAATAAGCACTGGTGATTGCGCGGTATCGCTCCTGACCTGCAGTATCCCATATCTGTGCCTTAACTGTTTTTCCCTCCACCTGTTAAGTCAAAAACCAACCATTCACAAAACCGCTACATGCCATAACAATGAAAATGAACACTCAAAAACATAGAATTATCAACCAAAAGTTACCCAACATACAAGAAAGAACAAATCCAAACAGGTAGATTTGAAACCTATGAAATTTCTCCAGTACAAGTACACACCATCAACAATCCATAAAGCAAGGTCTAATGTATATCTAGATTAACAAAGATTCCTACTGAGAGGAGTTTGGTAAATGCACCATTCAAAATAAAGCAGAAACCTTGTCTTCAATTATTCAAGTTGCGAATGAAGTTTTGTTAAGCTCCATTTGCTCAGAAAATGATAGATGGCTATTTCTATAGTCATCACTTTAAGCAAATTGATCATCTCATTGATAACTTGACCATCAAAATAACCTCTCACAGAAGATGTCCGATCCCCATCAATCCACCGCTTGATTGGCCAATACTTAAAGCATTCGATCATGGTCCGCATTTCTAAGCAACCAATACTTATTCACCAATTTAAACTATTATGTATAGCAACTTATAGCTTAAAGTATTCATTTTtcacaaagaaaaatcatttaaCTACAATAACCAGCATGAAcagaaaaaattttcatttttgatttctttttcttttttcaaaaagttaaaaagataaaagagaaatCACGGGGAAAGATTTTTGTACATTTCACATGCACGCACACAGATTACATATACTGTTTGATGCTTGGTAGTGaaactaagtaaaaaaaaaaaaaaaaaaaaaaaaaaaaaaaaaaacctaaaacacaaatatgtgtctatatatatatactagtgttTATCATTTGGTAGTAATAGTGTTTATCATTTGGTAGCTTCTATAAAAACTTCGAAGCAATGCTATCGAACTTACGCGATCCAACACAGAATCTCACATTGACTGACAAAGCATAGTGCTATGTATCATTCAAGATGCAACTTTTTTCCAGCCTAAAAAATCAAAcaggaaaaaagaataaaatagttacAGTTCACAATTACCAAACACCTCTGAATTCTTGCCTAAAATTACGCGAATCCAAAGAATCCTATACCTCATATTCCTAAAAAACAAGAATTACgaatccaaaaatttaaaatccaagCTCAGAGGcttcataaaaaaaacaaaaaaatcattaatccAATTTCCGAATCAGAGGCGTAGATCAAGCcgaaaatgaaaaggaaaagagagataTTGCTTGCCTGGAGAGTTCTGGTGGCGAATT
Protein-coding regions in this window:
- the LOC115985634 gene encoding metal tolerance protein B, producing the protein MEQEKVPILRTNSQLEIEIPIVSEKIDVLSMPPKSSCKSLCAFSKLENSTLESEARSKSAKKLRGLIIFYVLVMVVEIVGGLKANSLAVLTDAAHLLSDVAGFSISLFTVWASGWRATSHQSFGYSRLEVLGALISVQLIWLISGILIYEAIDRILHKNAKVNGPLMFAVAAFGFIINCLMVVWLGHNHDHNHNHNHDHNHHACGHGDHDHEREDEECATTEEKTNLVSDSPVKTKMLNINVQGAYLHVLTDLIQSVGVMIAGAIIWAKPDWLIVDLMCTLVFAVLSLSTTLSMLGKIYGILMERTPSEINIDKLENGLRCIKGVQDIHDLHVWAITVGKIVLSCHVTAESGVCSSELLFKIRDFCEKTYRIRHVTIQIE
- the LOC115985649 gene encoding ras-related protein Rab11C, producing the protein MAHRVDHEYDYLFKIVLIGDSGVGKSNILSRFTRNEFCLESKSTIGVEFATRTLQVEGKTVKAQIWDTAGQERYRAITSAYYRGAVGALLVYDITKRQTFDNVQRWLRELRDHADSNIVIMMVGNKSDLNHLRAVSEQDGQALAEREGLSFLETSALEATNIEKAFQTILTEIYQIISKKALAAQEATAGTTLPGQGTTINVSDASGNANKRACCST